Proteins from a genomic interval of Gossypium hirsutum isolate 1008001.06 chromosome A09, Gossypium_hirsutum_v2.1, whole genome shotgun sequence:
- the LOC107928512 gene encoding transcription factor bHLH92 — translation MNELIKQLLQGEIFWYETKPTRTAFVPYCNTPRQVEPGRNDGGNSENMNKKMIGFLKKSWPATVETKDGEKERCFRHMMNERIRREKQKRSYSALHSMLPLGTKNDKNSIVQTATRRVRELEWLRKDLERRNYELKSNHNNKIGLKVENPTSGIDSMLETLKCLKELDSNPTIIQSNFTPQQFLAVLVFPTQGEAAKVENALDRTLQETGRKLQGPRNGPTPFLIHK, via the exons ATGAATGAGTTGATAAAGCAACTGCTACAAGGTGAAATCTTCTGGTACGAAACTAAACCGACCCGAACTGCCTTCGTTCCGTATTGTAACACGCCCAGGCAAGTCGAACCGGGTCGTAACGATGGAGGAAACTCAGAAAACATGAATAAGAAGATGATTGGGTTCTTGAAGAAGAGTTGGCCGGCGACGGTGGAAACTAAAGACGGCGAGAAAGAGAGGTGTTTCCGTCATATGATGAATGAGAGAATAAGAagagagaagcagaagagaagCTACTCCGCTTTGCATTCCATGCTTCCTCTTGGCACTaag AATGATAAGAATTCGATAGTTCAAACGGCAACGAGAAGAGTTCGAGAACTGGAATGGCTGAGGAAAGATTTAGAGAGAAGAAATTACGAATTGAaatcaaatcataataataaGATTGGATTGAAAGTAGAGAATCCAACATCTGGGATTGATTCAATGTTGGAGACTTTGAAATGCTTGAAGGAATTGGATTCCAATCCCACAATCATTCAATCCAACTTCACTCCTCAACAATTCCTGGCTGTCTTGGTTTTTCCAACTCAG GGCGAAGCTGCCAAAGTAGAAAATGCCTTAGATAGAACCTTACAAGAAACTGGGAGGAAACTTCAGGGACCTCGGAATGGACCCACACCTTTCTTAATTCACAAATAA
- the LOC107928474 gene encoding calcium-transporting ATPase 2, plasma membrane-type has product MDSYLNQNFDLKSKHSSDEALEKWRTVVGFVKNPKRRFRFTANLSKRYEAAAMRRTNQEKLRIAVLVSKAAFQFISGVQPSDYVVPEQVIAAGFQLCADELGSIVEGHDVKKLKFHGGVSGIAEKLSTSTNTGLSSDAALLSKRQEIYGINKFAEPEAKGFWVFVWEALQDMTLMILGACAIVSLVVGIAMEGWPAGAHDGLGIVASILLVVFVTATSDYRQSLQFKDLDKEKKKITIQVTRNDCRQKLSIYDLLPGDIVHLNIGDQVPADGLFVSGFSVLIDESSLTGESEPVVVNDKNPFMLSGTKLQDGSCKMLVTTVGMRTQWGKLMATLSEGGDDETPLQVKLNGVATIIGKVGLFFAVVTFAVMVQGLLRSKLQEGTIWSWSGDEALKLLEFFAQVNSVIARSSPMDKHTLVAKESADVIILDDNFSTILTVAKWGRSVYINIQKFVQFQLTVNIVALIVNFSSACLTGSAPLTAVQLLWVNMIMDTLGALALATEPPTDRVLQHADRCCFEAGPSMKPICLDFVKNIKEALMSLFVMYREEFLPAPGIYMSLASTLFIV; this is encoded by the exons ATGGATAGTTATTTGAACCAGAACTTCGATTTGAAATCGAAGCATTCGTCGGATGAAGCATTGGAAAAATGGAGGACAGTTGTTGGTTTCGTGAAGAATCCGAAACGGCGGTTTCGATTCACTGCCAACCTCTCCAAACGTTATGAGGCTGCTGCTATGCGTCGCACTAATCAG GAAAAATTGAGAATTGCTGTACTGGTTTCGAAAGCTGCCTTTCAGTTTATATCAG GTGTACAACCTAGTGACTATGTTGTTCCTGAGCAAGTCATAGCTGCTGGTTTTCAACTTTGTGCTGATGAGTTAGGATCCATTGTGGAAGGCCATGATGTGAAGAAACTAAAGTTTCATGGTGGAGTAAGTGGCATTGCTGAAAAACTCTCCACATCCACCAACACTGGACTAAGTTCTGATGCTGCTTTGTTGAGTAAAAGACAAGAGATTTATGGAATCAATAAGTTTGCTGAGCCTGAAGCTAAGGGATTCTGGGTCTTTGTTTGGGAAGCTCTTCAGGATATGACTCTTATGATCCTTGGGGCATGTGCTATTGTGTCGTTGGTCGTTGGGATAGCAATGGAAGGTTGGCCAGCCGGAGCTCATGATGGACTTGGGATTGTTGCAAGTATCTTATTAGTCGTGTTCGTCACGGCAACCAGCGATTATCGCCAATCTTTGCAGTTTAAGGATTTGgacaaggagaaaaagaaaatcaccATTCAGGTAACAAGAAATGATTGTAGGCAGAAATTATCCATATATGATTTGCTTCCTGGTGATATTGTACACCTTAATATTGGTGACCAAGTCCCTGCTGATGGCCTTTTTGTGTCGGGATTTTCCGTGCTAATCGATGAATCAAGTTTAACAGGGGAGAGTGAGCCAGTAGTGGTGAATGATAAAAACCCTTTTATGCTTTCTGGTACTAAGCTTCAAGATGGATCATGCAAGATGTTGGTTACCACTGTTGGGATGAGAACTCAATGGGGCAAATTGATGGCAACCCTCAGTGAAGGGGGAGATGATGAGACCCCACTGCAGGTGAAATTGAATGGAGTAGCAACTATCATTGGGAAGGTAGGCCTGTTTTTTGCTGTAGTGACTTTTGCCGTAATGGTGCAAGGACTGTTAAGGAGTAAACTGCAAGAAGGGACTATCTGGAGTTGGTCTGGCGATGAGGCACTGAAATTGCTGGAGTTCTTTGCTCAAGTTAATTCC GTGATAGCTCGATCTTCTCCTATGGACAAGCATACTCTG GTGGCTAAGGAGAGTGCTGATGTCATCATTCTTGATGACAATTTCTCAACAATTCTGACAGTGGCCAAATGGGGCCGTTCAGTGTACATAAATATTCAGAAATTTGTACAGTTTCAACTGACTGTCAACATTGTTGCCTTAATTGTTAACTTCTCCTCAGCATGTTTGACAG GGAGTGCTCCTCTGACAGCTGTTCAGCTATTGTGGGTGAATATGATCATGGATACTTTAGGAGCACTTGCACTTGCAACCGAGCCGCCAACCGATCGGGTTCTTCAGCATGCCGATCGCTGCTGCTTTGAAGCTGGTCCCAGTATGAAGCCTATATGCCTGGATTTTGTGAAGAACATCAAGGAAGCCTTAATGTCACTCTTCGTGATGTATAGGGAAGAATTCTTACCAGCACCTGGAATTTACATGAGCTTAGCCTCTACACTATTCATAGTGTGA
- the LOC107928986 gene encoding auxin-responsive protein IAA14-like, whose protein sequence is MEVGRKMANMLGTEHDLNFKETELCLGLPGGIAVVAAGNETESSSSPKTNGKRGFSETVDLKLNLQSKESTMDLNKNLDDNGSKEKSGSAKDPAKPPAKAQVVGWPPVRSYRKNIMANQKNSSEESGNSGAALVKVSMDGAPYLRKVDLKMYKSYQELSDALAKMFSSFTMGNYGPQGMIDFMNESKLMDLLNSSDYVPSYEDKDGDWMLVGDVPWQMFVDSCKRLRIMKGSEAIGLAPRAMEKCKSRA, encoded by the exons ATGGAAGTTGGTCGAAAAATGGCTAACATGCTTGGAACCGAGCATGATTTGAACTTCAAAGAGACCGAACTGTGTCTTGGTTTGCCCGGTGGAATCGCTGTTGTTGCTGCAGGTAATGAAACGGAAAGTTCTTCTTCCCCAAAGACTAATGGCAAGAGAGGCTTCTCTGAGACTGTTGATTTGAAGCTTAATCTTCAATCCAAAGAATCTACCATGGATCTAAACAAGAACCTTGATGACAACGGTTCTAAGGAAAAATCAGGTTCTGCCAAAGATCCTGCAAAACCTCCTGCCAA GGCACAAGTGGTGGGTTGGCCACCAGTTCGATCATATAGGAAGAACATAATGGCTAACCAGAAGAACAGCAGTGAAGAAAGTGGGAATAGTGGTGCAGCTTTGGTGAAAGTGAGTATGGATGGTGCACCATATCTGAGAAAAGTTGATTTGAAGATGTATAAGAGTTACCAAGAGTTATCCGATGCCTTGGCTAAGATGTTTAGCTCTTTCACTATGG gtaattaTGGACCTCAAGGAATGATAGATTTCATGAATGAAAGCAAGTTGATGGATCTTCTCAACAGTTCTGATTATGTGCCAAGTTATGAAGATAAAGATGGCGATTGGATGCTAGTTGGTGATGTCCCATGGCA GATGTTTGTTGACTCATGCAAGCGCTTACGCATAATGAAAGGATCCGAAGCAATTGGTCTCG CACCAAGAGCAATGGAGAAATGCAAGAGCAGAGCCTAA
- the LOC107928529 gene encoding DNA-directed RNA polymerase V subunit 7 yields the protein MFFEVELQRDVKIHATNLDKPVSRRFILACLLDNLFKEKASEDHGYFLAVTRLKSIGKGNVMDESGNTVFTVVFTCRTFKPFPGEELQGVVRYISQHGVLLKCGPIRNAFLSAWKMSKYQYIPGKKPAFLNNELSKIEKGVVVCFLVLAVRWINASRDFEMLASVDADSLGPVSLPGSDESEL from the coding sequence ATGTTTTTTGAAGTGGAATTGCAAAGGGATGTGAAGATACATGCTACCAACTTGGATAAACCAGTTTCTCGGAGGTTCATACTGGCATGCCTACTCGACAACCTATTTAAGGAGAAAGCCAGCGAGGATCATGGTTACTTTCTAGCCGTAACTAGGTTGAAAAGCATAGGTAAAGGCAATGTAATGGATGAGTCGGGGAATACGGTTTTCACTGTAGTGTTTACTTGCCGGACGTTCAAACCCTTCCCGGGAGAAGAATTGCAAGGAGTCGTACGCTACATATCTCAACACGGCGTGCTCTTGAAATGCGGACCCATCAGGAATGCTTTTCTCTCGGCTTGGAAAATGTCAAAGTACCAATACATTCCCGGCAAGAAACCAGCCTTCTTAAACAACGAGCTTTCGAAGATTGAGAAAGGCGTCGTGGTTTGTTTCTTGGTGCTTGCTGTAAGATGGATAAATGCAAGTAGGGACTTTGAGATGCTTGCCAGTGTAGATGCTGATTCGCTTGGACCGGTTTCGTTGCCGGGTTCCGATGAATCGGAGCTGTGA
- the LOC107928602 gene encoding PRA1 family protein D, which translates to MSSLISGVKGTAQSLTALRRPWRDFFDISAVDLPSSTSDATTRIAQNLTHFRLNYTLILLLILFLSLIYHPLSLLTFLVILLAWFFLYFARDREEPVVIFGFFIDDRIVIAALFGLTVAGLVLTGVWVNVLVALAVGVGFVILHAALRSTDDLVMDDLESPYGHVLAGGDDELDSPRGDYSGI; encoded by the coding sequence ATGTCGTCGTTAATCTCCGGCGTTAAGGGAACCGCCCAATCCCTCACCGCACTCCGCCGTCCGTGGCGGGATTTCTTCGACATCTCGGCCGTCGACCTTCCGTCTTCCACCTCCGACGCTACCACTCGAATTGCCCAAAATTTAACCCATTTCCGCCTTAATTACACCTTAATCCTCCTCTTAATCCTCTTCTTATCCCTAATCTACCACCCTCTTTCTCTCCTTACTTTCCTCGTTATCCTCCTCGCTTGGTTCTTCCTCTACTTCGCCCGCGATCGCGAGGAGCCTGTCGTGATCTTCGGTTTCTTTATCGACGACCGCATAGTTATCGCCGCGCTCTTCGGGTTGACCGTGGCAGGACTCGTTCTGACCGGCGTTTGGGTCAATGTCCTGGTGGCGCTGGCCGTCGGGGTTGGTTTCGTGATCTTGCATGCGGCGTTGAGGAGTACAGACGACTTAGTAATGGACGATTTGGAGTCTCCGTACGGACACGTGCTTGCTGGTGGAGATGACGAGCTTGATAGCCCTAGAGGAGATTACTCTGGTATTTGA
- the LOC107928534 gene encoding protein transport protein Sec23A, whose translation MDFNELEAIEGLRWPWHSWPTTKPDASSLTIPLAVMCTPLTEFSELPILPYDPLICSKCGAVLNPYARVDYTCRVWYCSFCFSKNSFPRTYSSSLEESNLPAELFPNYSSVEYARTVNPVTTPMGTSLSSSSLSSMASSMGGEAWGRGPAFVFVIDMCMEEEELRGVKSELLRVVEQLPESALVALVTFDAMVNVYDLGFSECSRVVVFHGDRELSSQQIQKFLGIGGKKLQQLGKSLVIQKQSFLLPISECEFSITSAIEEIHSFAQVTPGHRPQRSTGVAISTALGLLEGCLVNTGARIMVFTSGPATRGPGIVVDSDRAIAIRNHKDLINGQAPYYWKSSNFYKRLSQRLCDSSIVLDLFACSLDQCGAAELKVPVESSGGFMILGESFESDQFRKCMRHIFSRDEAGNLKMYFDATIEIVTSKDVKICGALGPCISLRKTNNLVSENEIGDGGTYIWKLGTLTSKTCIAFFFQVNYEHKPQPGAAFLVQFITRYRDGNMGIRRRVTTAARRWVAKQSPDIRAGFDQEAATSVMARLAIHRAETCQARDVIRWLDDNLIRFASKFGDYIQEDPSSFRLSSNFSLYPQFIFYLRRSQFLDVFNSTPDETAFFRLMLNREGVTDSIVMIQPTLLQYSFDGPPVPVLLDIRSISPDVILLFDSYFCVVIHYGSKIAQWRKLGYDKDPNHGNLRKLFEAPELDAGQLVAGRVPPPKLIKCDQHSSQARFLLAKLNPSVTQDSTYTDGSDIIFTDDLSLQVFIDHLQALAVQG comes from the exons ATGGATTTCAACGAACTAGAAGCAATCGAGGGCCTACGGTGGCCGTGGCATTCATGGCCCACAACAAAACCTGACGCTTCCTCATTAACGATCCCACTCGCCGTCATGTGCACGCCGTTGACGGAGTTCTCGGAGCTCCCAATCCTCCCTTACGACCCTCTCATTTGTTCCAAGTGCGGCGCCGTTTTGAACCCGTACGCGCGCGTCGATTACACCTGCCGTGTCTGGTATTGTTCTTTCTGCTTCTCCAAAAACTCTTTCCCTCGAACTTACTCTTCTTCCCTCGAAGAATCCAACCTCCCCGCCGAACTCTTCCCCAATTACAGCTCCGTTGAATACGCGAGGACCGTTAATCCCGTTACCACACCTATGGGGACATCGCTTTCGTCGTCTTCGTTGTCGTCGATGGCGTCATCGATGGGCGGAGAAGCATGGGGCAGAGGGCCGGCGTTTGTGTTCGTGATCGATATGTGTATGGAAGAAGAGGAGTTGAGAGGGGTTAAGAGTGAGTTGCTGCGCGTGGTGGAACAGTTGCCGGAGAGCGCGTTGGTTGCTTTGGTTACATTTGATGCGATGGTGAATGTGTATGACCTTGGGTTTTCTGAGTGTTCGAGGGTCGTCGTGTTTCATGGTGATCGCGAGCTTTCTTCCCAGCAg ATACAAAAGTTTCTTGGAATCGGTGGTAAGAAGCTACAGCAACTTGGGAAGAGTCTGGTTATCCAAAAGCAGAGTTTTCTACTGCCTATATCTGAATGTGAGTTCAGTATAACATCTGCGATTGAGGAGATCCATTCCTTTGCGCAGGTGACACCAGGTCATCGGCCTCAGAGATCAACTGGAGTGGCAATATCTACTGCACTCGGACTTTTGGAAGGATGTTTGGTTAACACAGGGGCCAGGATCATGGTCTTCACTTCCGGACCTGCTACTCGGGGCCCTGGAATTGTTGTTGACTCAGATCGTGCTATTGCTATTAGGAATCATAAGGATCTCATAAATGGTCAGGCACCGTATTATTGGAAATCTAGCAACTTTTATAAGAGATTATCGCAGAGACTATGTGATTCATCCATTGTTCTTGATTTGTTCGCTTGTTCTCTGGATCAATGTGGAGCAGCGGAGCTAAAAGTTCCTGTTGAGAGTTCAGGTGGGTTTATGATTTTAGGGGAGTCTTTTGAATCCGATCAATTCCGAAAATGCATGCGTCATATATTTAGTCGCGATGAAGCAGGGAACTTGAAGATGTATTTCGATGCAACCATCGAGATAGTGACTTCTAAAGATGTAAAAATCTGTGGAGCCCTCGGACCTTGCATCTCTCTTCGGAAAACAAATAATTTGGTGAGCGAGAATGAGATCGGGGATGGTGGTACATATATATGGAAGCTGGGTACACTTACTAGTAAAACATGTATTGCTTTCTTCTTCCAAGTAAACTATGAGCATAAACCTCAACCCGGCGCTGCGTTCTTGGTACAGTTCATAACACGCTATAGAGATGGGAACATGGGAATTCGAAGACGGGTGACAACCGCTGCAAGAAGATGGGTTGCAAAGCAGTCACCAGATATTCGTGCCGGGTTTGATCAGGAAGCAGCAACTTCAGTTATGGCCCGACTTGCTATCCATCGAGCAGAAACATGTCAAGCTAGAGATGTTATCAGATGGTTGGACGATAACCTTATTCGTTTTGCTTCCAAGTTTGGAGACTATATACAGGAAGATCCTTCGTCTTTTCGTCTTTCATCGAACTTCTCACTTTACCCTCAATTCATATTCTATTTAAGAAGGTCCCAATTTCTCGATGTCTTTAACAGCACTCCCGACGAGACTGCTTTCTTTCGACTGATGCTGAATCGTGAAGGAGTTACAGATTCTATTGTCATGATCCAACCCACACTCCTACAATATTCTTTCGATGGACCTCCGGTTCCGGTTCTCTTAGACATTCGTTCTATATCCCCGGATGTTATTTTACTCTTTGACTCGTACTTTTGCGTGGTTATTCATTATGGATCCAAGATTGCTCAATGGAGAAAGCTCGGTTACGATAAAGACCCAAATCATGGGAATCTAAGAAAGTTGTTTGAAGCACCGGAGCTGGATGCAGGTCAGTTGGTGGCAGGACGAGTTCCACCACCGAAGCTTATTAAATGCGACCAGCATAGCAGTCAAGCAAGGTTTCTTCTTGCCAAGTTAAATCCATCGGTTACTCAAGATTCAACGTACACGGATGGTTCAGACATTATATTTACAGATGATTTGAGCTTacaagttttcatagatcatTTGCAAGCCCTTGCAGTGCAGGGCTAA